The segment CGCGCCAGCGCCGGCTTCAACATGTTGCTGGCGTCGATGGCGCCCTCGGCCGCCCCCGCGCCCACCACGGTGTGCATCTCGTCTATAAATAATATGACGTCGCCCCTGGACTGCCTGACCTCGTCCATGACGGCCTTGAGCCGCTCCTCGAACTCGCCGCGGAACTTGCTGCCGGCCACCAGCGCTCCCATGTCCAGCGCGATGACCTTGCGGCCCTTGAGCGAGTCGGGCACATCGCCCGCCACGATCTTGAGCGCCAGCCCCTCGGCCACGGCCGTCTTGCCCACGCCGGCCTCGCCGATGAGGACGGGATTGTTCTTGGTGCGGCGTATCAGCACCTGCATTACGCGCTTGATCTCGTCGTCGCGCTCGATCACGGGATCGAGTTTGCCCTGGCGCGCCAGCTCGGTCAGGTCGCGGCCGTACTTCTCCAGCGACCTGTATTTGTTCTCGGCCCGCGGATCGTCCACGCGGTGGCTTCCGCGCACGCTCAGCAGGGCCTGGTAGATCTTCTCCTGGTCGATGCCGAACTCCTTGAGAATCTCGACCGAGTCGCCGCTGCCCTCGCTGGAGATGGCGATCAGCAGGTGCTCGACGCTGACGTACTCGTCGTTGAGGCGGTCGGACTCGCCCACCGCCGCCTGCAGAACCTGCGCCACGCGCGGCGTGGGATAGATCTGTATGCCGCCGATGGCGGTCTTGGGCTGCTCGCCGATCTTGGGATAGTTGTCCAGCACGTCGCCGACGCGCTTCTTCATGGCGGTCACGTTGACGTTAAGCTTCTTGAGTATCTCGGCCGCCAGGCCTTTCTGCTGCTCCAGCAGCGCCAGAAAGATGTGCTCCACGTCCCACATGGAGTTGCGGAAACGGCTGACCAGCTGCTGCGAAGCGCCCAGAACCTCCTGGGCCTGTTCGGTAAAACGTTCCTGTCTCATAGTTTATTTAGTGACGGCTGCTTCCTCGGCGATGAGCTTATCGCGGTAAGCCAGAACGAGAGGGCAGTCCGGACCCTGGCAGCGGGCGATTCTGGACTTGATGTCGCGGGGCAAATTCCTGCCCGCTCCCCCGGACCCCGCCAGCTTGTACCTGTCGCACCAGGTGCACGAATAGGTCCAGTCGCCGTGTATCATGACGGTGACGTAGTCGTCCACCCTGTCGCAGGATATGGTGGTGGCGGTGATCTGCCAGCCTGCCGGCTGGCGGCCCATCCCGGCCTCAGCCATCCTTAACCTCCTGTTTCGATTTCTTTGCGGCCGGCGCCGCTTTCCTGTATTTACGCAGCTCGGACTCGAGCTCATCGATCCTGTGCTGCATCTCGGACATACGCCGGCTTAACTTTATAATGACCTCCACGCCGGCCATGTTGATGCCCATGTCCTCCATGAGCACCTTGATATGGCGCAGGCGCTGGATCTCGGCCTCGGAGTAATAGCGGATGTTGCCCTCCGAACGGTAGGGCTTGACCGCACCCAGCTTCTCGTAATAGCGCAGCGTATGGACCTCGCAGCCCAGTATCCTGGCCGCGATGCTGATCACGTACTTGGGTTCATTAGTTTCTCGAGGCATTTTATCTTATCACCTCATAGATTCAACTTCAATATCAGTTGGGCCTCATCGACCTGAACTGCTCAAAGAGGGCCCGTTCCTTGTCGTTTAAGCTGGTGGGGAGCACCACCGCAACTTTTGCCAGCATGTCGCCGCGGCTGCCGCCGTCCAGGCGGGGCATGCCCTGCTTTGACAGCTTGAAGACCTTGCCGTTCTGCGTCTCGGGCGGTATGCGCAGGGCCAGCTTGCTGCCCCGCAGCGTGGGCACCTGTACCTCGCCGCCCAGCACGGCCGAAGCCAGCGAGACAGGCACTTCCACCATCAGGTCATCGCCCTCACGCTTGAACATGGGATGCGGCGCGACCTTGATAATCAGATAGAGGTCGCCGGGCGAGCCGCCCATGCCCTGCTCACCCTCGCCGGCGATGCGCACCTTGGAGCCGTCCTTTACGCCGGCGGGTATCTTGACCTCCAGGCGGCGCGGCTTGATCACACGTCCGCCTCCGCGGCAGGTCTGGCAAACGCCGGTCTTGGTGCGGCCCATGCCCTGGCAGGACGGGCAGGGCTGTTCGGACTGCAGCTCCATCACACGCCTGGTGCCGTTGAAGGCCTCCTCGAGCGTGACTTCCACAGGATGCTCGATATCCTGTCCGCGCCTGGACGCGCGCCTCCCACCGGCCCTGGCGCCACCCTGTCCGAAACCCTTGAACAGGCTCTCGAAGACCTCGTTGAGATCGCCCATGTCGCCGGTCTCGTAGGTGGTGAAGGGCGTACCGCCGCCCTGGCGGCCGGAACCCTGATACTGCTGCCGGGCCTGCTGACGCGCGCGGGCGAAGGCCTCCTGGTTCTCGAAATCGGACCCGTACTGGTCGAACTTCCTGCGCTTGTCCGCGTCGGACAGCACCTCGAAAGCCTCGTTGATCTCCTTGAAGCGGGCCTCCGCAGCCTTGTCCCCCGGATTGACGTCCGGATGGTACTTGCGCGCCATCTTGCGGTAGGCCGATTTCACATCCTTGTCGGGGGCATTCCTGGGTATCCCGAGTATACTGTAATAATCTTTTCCTGCCATTTTTCACCCCGGCCATAATTATAGTTATAGCGCCGGAACTCTGTCAAAACTGGTCAAATAATTCTAATATTATTAATTATACTACTTGACAAAATATTTTAGGAATTTTACAGTTTGTGGTGAAGATGGGCAAACCGAGGCTGACCGGATTGAAAACGAAGAGGCTAAAAGCTAACTATCGCAGCCCGCTGCAGGCCCGATGATCTCGATCAACTGGCCCAGCATCCAGGCCGTGGCGCCCCAGATGAAGCGGCCGTCCAGCTCGTAAGAGAACATCTCCACCTTGATATCGCCGAAGGTATAGTTCTCCGATTTCCTGACAGCCCGGTTCATCAGGTCGTCCAGCGGCAGCGAGAAGACCTCCCGGACTTCGAATTTATCCACAGTGTAATCGTACGGGTACGGTATCACGCCTACGAAGGGAACTATGTGATAGAAGGAGGTAAGCGTGGCTGCGTCGTCCAGCTCGCCCAGTATCTCGACGTCCGACTCTTTGAGCCCGATCTCCTCGCGGCTCTCGCGCAGAGCCGTCTCCA is part of the Dehalococcoidia bacterium genome and harbors:
- a CDS encoding MerR family transcriptional regulator produces the protein MPRETNEPKYVISIAARILGCEVHTLRYYEKLGAVKPYRSEGNIRYYSEAEIQRLRHIKVLMEDMGINMAGVEVIIKLSRRMSEMQHRIDELESELRKYRKAAPAAKKSKQEVKDG
- a CDS encoding DnaJ C-terminal domain-containing protein — protein: MAGKDYYSILGIPRNAPDKDVKSAYRKMARKYHPDVNPGDKAAEARFKEINEAFEVLSDADKRRKFDQYGSDFENQEAFARARQQARQQYQGSGRQGGGTPFTTYETGDMGDLNEVFESLFKGFGQGGARAGGRRASRRGQDIEHPVEVTLEEAFNGTRRVMELQSEQPCPSCQGMGRTKTGVCQTCRGGGRVIKPRRLEVKIPAGVKDGSKVRIAGEGEQGMGGSPGDLYLIIKVAPHPMFKREGDDLMVEVPVSLASAVLGGEVQVPTLRGSKLALRIPPETQNGKVFKLSKQGMPRLDGGSRGDMLAKVAVVLPTSLNDKERALFEQFRSMRPN
- a CDS encoding CoA pyrophosphatase; the encoded protein is MKEEIRRALAAREKKTISTDGLTPSAVLIPLFEKDGRCHILFTKRTDHLHHHKGQISFPGGGRHEDDRSILETALRESREEIGLKESDVEILGELDDAATLTSFYHIVPFVGVIPYPYDYTVDKFEVREVFSLPLDDLMNRAVRKSENYTFGDIKVEMFSYELDGRFIWGATAWMLGQLIEIIGPAAGCDS